The DNA window AGGAGCGCGAGCCGGTCGATCACCGCCACCAGCGTCGCCACGTCGGTGCGCCCGGCAAGCCCGACCGCTCGCCCACCGCTCGCCGCCCGGATCGCCTCGACCAGCGGCCGGTCGGCGGCGCTGCCGAGCAGCACGCACCGGGCGCCGTCGGCCTCGAGCGCCGCGGCGACCGCCGCGAAGCCGGCGGGCGTCCATCGCTTCGTCGCCCACGCCGAGCCGGGGGCCAGCCCGACGAGCGGCGCGGGGCCCGCCGGCAGCAGCGCCGCGGCGCGCGCCGCTGCCTCGCGGTCGACGGCGAGGTGCAGGCGCGGGGCGTCCGCAGGGCCCGGCCCGAAGGCGTCGAGCAAGGCCAGGTTGCGCTCCACGTCGTGCCGCCGGCGATCGCGCGTCACGCGCACATGGTAGAAGAAGGCGCCGCGGCTCTCGCGGAACCCGATGCGCCGCGGAATGCGCGCCGCCGCGAGCACCAGCGCCGTGCGGAGCGAACGATGCGGCGAGACGGCGAGCTCGAAGCGCTCGCGCCCGAGGCGCCGCGCGGTGCGGAGGAGCCCGCGGAGCCCGCGGTCGCGACCCCGCTTGTCGTCGATCAGCACGTCATCAACGTCGGGATGGCCCTGGAGCAGCGGCGCCGCCTCGGGCCGCACGAGCACCGAGAGGCGCCGCGGCGCCAGTCGGGCATGCAGCGCCGACACGAGGGGCGTGGTCAGCACCACGTCGCCGAGGAAGCTCGTCTGCGCCACGAGCAGCGCGGGGCCAAGCCGCCCCTGGGTCCCGCCGTCCGGCCGCGGCGGCCCGGGCGAGCCGCCGTCGAATGGCTCACTCGAGCCGCTCGGCTTCATCGATGAGCATGATCGGGATGTCGTCCTGGATCCGATAGCGCAGCTTGCACGCCCCGCATATGAGCGCGTCCTGCGCCTCGGTCAGGACCACCTCGCCCTTGCACTGCGGGCAGGCGAGGATCTCGAGCAG is part of the Deltaproteobacteria bacterium genome and encodes:
- the waaF gene encoding lipopolysaccharide heptosyltransferase II; translated protein: MKPSGSSEPFDGGSPGPPRPDGGTQGRLGPALLVAQTSFLGDVVLTTPLVSALHARLAPRRLSVLVRPEAAPLLQGHPDVDDVLIDDKRGRDRGLRGLLRTARRLGRERFELAVSPHRSLRTALVLAAARIPRRIGFRESRGAFFYHVRVTRDRRRHDVERNLALLDAFGPGPADAPRLHLAVDREAAARAAALLPAGPAPLVGLAPGSAWATKRWTPAGFAAVAAALEADGARCVLLGSAADRPLVEAIRAASGGRAVGLAGRTDVATLVAVIDRLALLIANDSAPMHVACARGVPVVAVFCATTPALGYGPWGSAHTVLGADLACRPCARHGGRRCPRGTEDCMHLVEPAAVLAAARAALAARGRP
- a CDS encoding Trm112 family protein, producing the protein MAISKELLEILACPQCKGEVVLTEAQDALICGACKLRYRIQDDIPIMLIDEAERLE